One Phenylobacterium hankyongense DNA segment encodes these proteins:
- a CDS encoding TonB-dependent receptor domain-containing protein, protein MKSYSLAALLVGASTFAMATSAFAQDAAPKDVEEVVVTGSRIVANGYTAPTPVTVVSTTELQKSAPESISAGLEKLPQFAATAGSNAQSTQAGTPSAGNYLNLRHLGSNENLVLLDGQRLPPTSFDGTVDTNIIPQALIQRVDIVTGGASAAYGSDAVSGVINFILDTKFNGLKGQVQTGISQYSDDEQFKFSLAGGTNFNDGKGHFEFSLDHFEQPGIKSNADRPNGADLGGGWVETGNGTASNPYTPTNNVRFGNATYGTFINSGSFAPGSTINGVACCVGFAFMPDGTPYKPNMGTPTGTANFNVGGEGGVAYGATLTSSLNTNQAFGRFDYELTPDIHAFSQFSFSEGDSEYVTVAAGTQLNAFKIYPDNAFLPASVAAAMTGPFTASRIEADQPPKRAVTKNVVYTFLTGLTGKIGDYNWGINYSHGDSLLRTDHYGNFNQSHWYAALDAVKGPNGNIVCRTSITNPGLYPGCVPWNPFGNGAPSAAAYNYILGVSQFQVRNKQDDFAGQISGSVFELPAGPIQAAVGAEWRHQTLVEESNNDPSTPIDQTGLRTTVSPFVLTYNSTNVGKANGQESVKEAFVEVAVPILRDVPFAESLDLNGAARYTDYSVSGSVNTWKIGASWTPIHELRVRANLSQDIRAPTLYELFAGTSATRGTFNDIHTGANTNTITLSMGNPNLKPEIGRTTTLGVIWQPDYIPGFSASLDYFDLTIRGAITKLTTTDLNQQCENSHGTASICQYIVRPLPYSDTSAANFPTNLITVPFNQAMIYMHGIDYEANYRLPLDRFFSSSNARVDLRLIGNYTPSFKAQSGPGVAPVQEAGLVTFIPKNKVNVGATYTDGPLSFGVQARYLGAVTRTTTPGVYYTDNKIPAVTYVDLNAAYDFEVRGHKFTAYANVTNLTNKFVFMPSTGQPTEFYPSQQSLYDVVGRYYVAGLKFEF, encoded by the coding sequence ATGAAGTCCTATAGCCTTGCGGCGCTGCTCGTCGGCGCCAGCACCTTCGCGATGGCCACCAGCGCCTTCGCTCAAGACGCCGCCCCCAAGGACGTCGAAGAAGTCGTCGTCACCGGCTCGCGCATCGTGGCCAACGGCTACACCGCGCCGACGCCGGTCACCGTCGTCAGCACCACAGAACTGCAGAAGAGCGCCCCGGAGAGCATTTCCGCCGGCCTCGAGAAGCTGCCGCAATTCGCCGCCACCGCCGGCTCCAACGCGCAGAGCACGCAGGCCGGCACGCCCAGCGCCGGCAACTACCTGAACCTTCGCCACCTGGGCTCGAACGAGAACCTAGTGTTGCTGGACGGTCAGCGCCTGCCGCCCACCAGCTTCGACGGCACGGTGGACACCAACATCATTCCGCAGGCGCTGATTCAGCGCGTCGACATCGTCACCGGCGGCGCCTCGGCGGCCTACGGCTCCGACGCCGTGTCAGGGGTGATCAACTTCATCCTCGACACCAAGTTCAATGGCCTGAAGGGCCAGGTGCAAACCGGCATCTCGCAGTACTCGGACGACGAGCAGTTCAAGTTCAGCCTCGCCGGCGGCACCAACTTCAACGACGGCAAGGGCCACTTCGAGTTCAGCCTCGACCACTTCGAGCAGCCCGGCATCAAGAGCAACGCCGATCGGCCGAACGGCGCTGATCTCGGCGGCGGCTGGGTGGAAACCGGCAACGGCACCGCGAGCAACCCCTACACGCCGACCAACAACGTGCGGTTCGGCAACGCCACCTACGGCACCTTCATCAACTCGGGCTCGTTCGCCCCGGGCTCGACGATCAACGGCGTGGCCTGCTGCGTCGGCTTCGCCTTCATGCCGGACGGCACGCCGTACAAGCCCAACATGGGCACGCCCACGGGCACGGCGAACTTCAACGTCGGCGGCGAGGGCGGCGTGGCCTACGGCGCGACCCTGACGTCGAGCCTCAACACCAACCAGGCGTTCGGCCGGTTCGACTACGAGCTGACCCCGGACATCCACGCGTTCTCGCAGTTCAGCTTCTCCGAAGGCGACTCCGAGTACGTCACGGTCGCCGCCGGCACCCAGCTGAACGCGTTCAAGATCTATCCGGACAACGCCTTCCTGCCGGCCAGCGTCGCCGCGGCGATGACCGGCCCGTTCACGGCCAGCCGCATCGAGGCCGACCAGCCGCCGAAGCGCGCCGTCACCAAGAACGTCGTCTACACGTTCCTCACCGGCCTGACCGGCAAGATCGGCGACTACAACTGGGGGATCAACTACTCCCACGGCGACTCGCTGCTGCGCACCGACCACTACGGCAACTTCAACCAGTCCCATTGGTACGCGGCGCTCGACGCCGTGAAGGGTCCGAACGGCAATATCGTCTGCCGCACCAGCATCACCAATCCGGGCCTCTATCCCGGATGCGTTCCCTGGAACCCGTTCGGCAACGGCGCGCCCTCGGCGGCGGCCTACAACTACATCCTGGGCGTCTCGCAGTTCCAGGTGCGGAACAAGCAGGACGACTTCGCGGGCCAGATCTCCGGCTCGGTCTTCGAACTCCCGGCCGGTCCGATCCAGGCCGCCGTCGGTGCGGAATGGCGCCACCAGACCCTGGTCGAAGAGAGCAACAACGATCCCAGCACGCCGATCGACCAGACCGGCCTGCGCACGACCGTCTCGCCGTTCGTCCTGACGTACAACAGCACCAACGTCGGCAAGGCCAACGGTCAGGAGTCGGTCAAGGAAGCCTTCGTCGAAGTCGCCGTGCCGATCCTGCGGGACGTGCCGTTCGCCGAGAGCCTCGATCTGAACGGCGCCGCCCGCTACACCGACTACAGCGTCAGCGGCAGCGTCAATACGTGGAAGATCGGCGCCAGCTGGACCCCGATCCACGAACTGCGCGTCCGCGCCAACCTCTCGCAGGATATCCGCGCGCCGACGCTCTATGAACTGTTCGCCGGGACGTCCGCCACCCGCGGCACGTTCAACGACATCCACACCGGCGCCAACACCAACACGATCACGCTCAGCATGGGCAATCCGAACCTGAAGCCGGAAATCGGTCGTACGACGACGTTGGGAGTGATCTGGCAGCCTGACTACATCCCGGGCTTCAGCGCCTCGCTGGACTACTTCGACCTGACGATCCGCGGTGCGATCACCAAGCTCACGACCACTGACCTCAACCAGCAGTGCGAGAACAGCCACGGCACCGCCAGCATCTGCCAGTACATCGTCCGGCCGCTGCCTTACTCCGATACTTCGGCCGCGAACTTCCCGACGAACCTGATCACGGTGCCGTTCAACCAGGCCATGATTTACATGCATGGCATCGACTACGAGGCGAACTACCGCCTGCCGCTGGACCGCTTCTTCTCCAGCTCCAATGCGCGGGTCGACCTGCGGCTGATCGGCAACTACACGCCGAGCTTCAAGGCGCAGTCCGGCCCGGGCGTGGCCCCGGTCCAAGAGGCCGGCCTGGTCACCTTCATCCCGAAGAACAAGGTCAATGTCGGCGCCACCTACACCGACGGCCCGCTGAGCTTCGGGGTGCAGGCCCGCTACCTGGGCGCGGTCACCCGCACCACCACCCCGGGGGTCTACTACACCGACAACAAGATCCCGGCGGTCACCTACGTGGACCTGAACGCGGCGTACGACTTCGAAGTGCGCGGCCACAAGTTCACGGCCTATGCGAACGTCACCAACCTGACGAACAAGTTCGTGTTCATGCCCTCGACCGGACAACCGACCGAGTTCTACCCCTCGCAGCAGTCGCTCTACGACGTCGTCGGGCGCTACTACGTGGCCGGGCTGAAGTTCGAGTTCTAA
- a CDS encoding PQQ-binding-like beta-propeller repeat protein — translation MSVKSAAWAAALAVSLLAVAPSQAQTLDMSKVGQPPVGSWPTFNGDFSGRRFSTLTQINEKNVDTLRPAWIASFADVGPQRGAPTPVIKGTPLMVDGVLYVTLPNYVYAMDARTGVRLWTYTWHDKGGHLVGNRGVGMWKNLIYFMGPDDWVICLDAKTGKEIWKKEIANAREQYFTTSAPIVAKDHVLVGVGGDAMDIRGFLLSLDPQTGAEQWKFYTTPAAGEPGIETWPDVATSLRGGAGTWMPGSYDPELNTIYWGTGNANPVYAGQGRKGDNLYTASIVALDVDTGKLKWHFQSMPHDTHDFDNTNMPVLFDATVDGKPRKLLSLAARSGWFVTLDRVTGKFLVSQPYIDDIKWVKGRNPVTGEPISDRNDDPKVEGSISNNNPTNWFNPTYSETSRLFYVNSMRGMNIYYLLDTSPKPAGYSGTVAGLGESQRVLLAIDPLTGKRAWEHVYPNIHGAGSTIGPGLISTASNLLFTGDDQGNMIAYRATDGEILWHYKAPANQSNGPVTYMLDGKQWMLMAAGDSLYAFTLPDSQVAGATPR, via the coding sequence ATGAGCGTGAAATCCGCTGCCTGGGCCGCGGCCCTGGCCGTCTCCCTGCTCGCCGTCGCGCCGTCGCAGGCCCAGACCCTCGACATGTCCAAGGTCGGCCAGCCGCCGGTCGGGTCCTGGCCGACGTTCAACGGCGACTTCAGCGGCCGGCGCTTCTCGACGCTGACCCAGATCAACGAGAAGAACGTCGACACCCTGCGACCGGCCTGGATCGCCAGCTTCGCCGACGTGGGCCCGCAACGCGGCGCGCCGACCCCGGTGATCAAGGGCACGCCGCTGATGGTCGACGGGGTGCTCTACGTCACCCTGCCGAACTACGTCTATGCGATGGACGCGCGCACCGGCGTGCGGCTGTGGACCTACACCTGGCACGACAAGGGCGGCCACCTCGTCGGCAACCGCGGCGTCGGGATGTGGAAGAACCTGATCTACTTCATGGGTCCGGACGACTGGGTGATCTGCCTGGACGCCAAGACCGGCAAGGAGATCTGGAAAAAAGAGATCGCCAACGCGCGCGAGCAGTACTTCACCACCTCCGCGCCGATCGTCGCCAAGGACCACGTCCTGGTGGGAGTCGGCGGTGACGCCATGGACATCCGCGGCTTCCTGCTCTCGCTCGATCCGCAGACCGGCGCCGAGCAGTGGAAGTTCTACACCACGCCCGCGGCCGGCGAGCCGGGCATCGAGACCTGGCCGGACGTGGCGACCTCGCTGCGCGGCGGGGCAGGGACCTGGATGCCCGGCAGCTACGATCCCGAGCTGAACACGATCTACTGGGGCACCGGCAACGCCAACCCGGTCTACGCCGGCCAGGGCCGGAAGGGCGACAACCTCTACACGGCCTCGATCGTCGCGCTCGACGTCGATACCGGAAAGTTGAAGTGGCACTTCCAGTCGATGCCGCACGACACCCACGACTTCGACAACACCAACATGCCGGTGCTGTTCGACGCCACGGTGGACGGCAAGCCGCGCAAGCTGTTGTCGCTGGCCGCCCGCAGCGGCTGGTTCGTCACCCTCGACCGGGTGACGGGCAAGTTCCTGGTGTCGCAGCCCTACATCGACGACATCAAATGGGTGAAGGGCCGCAATCCGGTCACCGGCGAACCGATCTCCGACCGTAACGACGACCCTAAGGTCGAGGGCTCGATCAGCAACAACAACCCGACCAACTGGTTCAACCCGACCTACAGCGAGACCTCGCGCCTGTTCTACGTGAACTCCATGCGGGGCATGAACATCTACTACCTGCTGGACACCAGCCCGAAGCCGGCCGGTTACAGCGGCACAGTCGCCGGCCTCGGCGAATCGCAGCGGGTGCTGCTGGCTATCGATCCGCTGACCGGCAAGCGGGCCTGGGAACACGTCTATCCCAACATCCACGGCGCCGGCAGCACCATCGGGCCGGGCCTGATCAGCACCGCCAGCAACCTGCTTTTCACCGGCGACGACCAGGGAAACATGATCGCCTACCGCGCCACGGATGGCGAAATCCTCTGGCATTACAAGGCCCCGGCCAACCAGTCGAACGGTCCCGTGACCTACATGCTCGACGGCAAGCAGTGGATGCTGATGGCGGCCGGCGACAGCCTCTACGCCTTCACATTGCCCGACAGCCAGGTCGCCGGCGCCACACCCCGCTAG
- a CDS encoding c-type cytochrome, with product MRRLILLSAGFALAAGVALADDPPPMPAQGKAPAAAGRRGGTAAQRAESTREFLGLGTAPDAAAAARGQPLFVAQCSACHGETGRGGIGPSLVHSSLVLDDDHGEKLAPFLKVGRPDKGMPAFAGLSDRDRVDITEFLHQQVELIANRGTYENKNNILVGDKKRGAAFVKKNCASCHSLTGDLKGLGAKYRPLDLQRNWIFPPRDPADGPRAFQATVTTPTGVFKGRVRQVDDFQVVIVDAAGAVHAFNRGKDVKVQIVDPLQAHRELARTLKDRDMTDVTTYLETLK from the coding sequence ATGCGCCGTTTGATTCTGCTCTCGGCGGGGTTTGCCCTCGCCGCCGGCGTCGCCTTGGCTGACGATCCGCCGCCGATGCCCGCGCAGGGCAAGGCTCCCGCCGCCGCGGGTCGCCGCGGCGGAACGGCCGCCCAGCGCGCAGAGTCCACCCGCGAATTCCTCGGCCTCGGAACCGCGCCGGACGCCGCCGCCGCCGCCCGCGGCCAGCCCCTGTTCGTCGCCCAGTGCTCCGCCTGCCACGGCGAGACCGGTCGCGGCGGCATCGGGCCCAGCCTGGTGCACTCTTCCCTGGTGCTGGACGACGACCACGGCGAGAAGCTCGCGCCGTTTCTCAAGGTCGGGCGGCCCGACAAGGGCATGCCGGCCTTCGCCGGCCTGTCCGACCGCGACCGGGTGGACATCACCGAGTTCCTCCACCAGCAGGTCGAGCTCATCGCCAACCGGGGCACCTACGAGAACAAGAACAACATCCTGGTGGGCGACAAGAAGCGCGGCGCGGCCTTCGTGAAGAAGAACTGCGCCAGCTGCCACTCGCTGACCGGCGACCTGAAGGGGCTCGGCGCCAAGTACCGGCCGCTGGACCTGCAGCGGAACTGGATCTTCCCGCCGCGCGACCCGGCCGACGGGCCGCGCGCCTTCCAGGCCACGGTGACCACGCCCACCGGCGTGTTCAAGGGCCGGGTGCGCCAGGTGGACGACTTCCAGGTGGTGATCGTCGATGCCGCCGGCGCGGTCCACGCCTTCAACCGCGGCAAGGACGTGAAAGTGCAGATCGTCGATCCCCTGCAGGCGCACCGCGAGCTGGCCAGGACCCTGAAGGACCGGGACATGACCGACGTCACGACCTATCTGGAGACGCTGAAATGA
- a CDS encoding beta-propeller fold lactonase family protein encodes MKPYVRVAALAALALGLPLSACGKRSAAPTAADGAAAQGAYRVYVTNERSDDLTVIDGASRQVVATIPLGKRPRGIRLSADGRTLYIALSGSPIAGPGVDESKLPPPDKAADGIAVFDVASGKIQRIIKGVSNPEQLAASKDGRLYAADEDAGKLMVLDIATGRTVAQIPVGSQPEGVALTPDGKQVWVTSEGQSQVTAIDTATLKPLTAIPVGERPRNTAFSPDGRRAFVAGESNRVMKVIDTQALTTLNTTTLAGETLKPMGMAVSNDGRTLYVSAGRGGQVLALDAASLSVQGVAQTGGRPWGVALSPDGKLLYSANGPANEVSVIDTATMKVIATVKAGTSPWTVAVVPTVRP; translated from the coding sequence ATGAAACCGTATGTTCGCGTCGCGGCGCTGGCCGCCCTGGCGCTCGGCCTGCCGCTCTCCGCCTGCGGCAAGCGTAGCGCCGCCCCGACCGCGGCGGACGGAGCTGCGGCGCAGGGCGCCTATCGGGTCTATGTCACCAACGAGCGCTCCGATGACCTGACGGTGATCGACGGGGCGAGCCGGCAGGTGGTCGCCACGATCCCGCTCGGCAAGCGCCCCCGCGGCATCCGGCTCAGCGCCGACGGCCGCACCCTCTACATCGCGCTGAGCGGCTCGCCGATCGCCGGCCCCGGGGTCGACGAATCGAAGCTGCCGCCGCCCGACAAGGCGGCCGACGGGATCGCCGTGTTCGACGTCGCCAGCGGCAAGATCCAGCGGATCATCAAGGGGGTTTCCAACCCCGAACAGCTGGCCGCCTCGAAGGACGGCCGGCTCTACGCCGCCGACGAGGACGCCGGCAAGTTGATGGTGCTCGACATCGCCACCGGCCGCACGGTGGCGCAGATCCCGGTGGGATCGCAGCCGGAAGGCGTCGCGCTGACCCCGGACGGGAAGCAGGTCTGGGTGACCTCGGAAGGCCAGTCGCAGGTCACCGCGATCGACACCGCGACGCTGAAGCCACTGACCGCCATCCCGGTGGGCGAGCGGCCGCGCAACACCGCCTTTTCGCCGGACGGGCGCCGCGCCTTCGTCGCCGGCGAATCGAACCGGGTGATGAAGGTGATCGACACCCAGGCGCTCACCACCCTCAACACCACCACCCTGGCCGGCGAGACCCTAAAGCCGATGGGGATGGCGGTCTCCAACGACGGCCGGACCCTCTACGTCTCCGCCGGGCGCGGCGGCCAGGTCCTGGCCCTCGATGCGGCCTCGCTCAGCGTCCAGGGCGTCGCCCAGACCGGCGGCCGGCCCTGGGGCGTCGCGCTCAGTCCGGACGGCAAACTGCTCTACAGCGCCAACGGCCCCGCCAATGAGGTCAGCGTCATCGACACTGCAACCATGAAGGTCATCGCCACCGTGAAAGCCGGAACCAGCCCCTGGACCGTCGCCGTCGTCCCCACGGTGCGCCCGTGA